The genomic interval CGGGTGGGTCGGGGGTTGTAGGTCATGGAATCGAGCATCTGGGTGGCACAGATGACGGGCTTTCCGGCCAGGTTACACTTGGCGAtcagctgcttctgggcAATGAAAACCTGGGGGGCGGGGATCTCGATACCCAAGTCTCCTCGGGCAACCATGACACCGTCGGTCTCCTTCAGAATCTCGTCAAAGTTGTTGACACCCTGCTGGTTCTCAATCTTGGAGATGACCTGGATGCCCTTGCCCTTCTCGCCGAGCACGTCTCGGATGGCCTGGACGTCGTTGGCGGTTCGGACGAAAGAGGCAAAGATCATGTCGACACCGTGCTCAACACCAAACTTGAGATCggccttgtccttctcggaCAGAGCGGGGAGATCGACATCGGTGCCAGGGAGGTTGACACCCTTTCGAGAAGAGATCTTACCGTTGTTGAGAGTCTCGACCTTGAGGGTCTCGCCgtcaatcttctcgagaACCTTGAAGGACAGAACACCGTCGTCAACGAAGATGATCTTGCCAATGTCAATCTgcttgacaatgttggtgTAGTCAATGTACATGATCTTATCGTCGCACTggtccttgtacttggggttggtggagaagagcatGACATGGCCGGCCTTGACGTCCCagtccttgtcgtccttggtgacaCCGGTTCGGATCTCGGGGCCCTTGGTGTCGAGAGCAATGGCCAGGGGTCGGCCCTGGAACTGCTGCTCGGACTCTCGGGCGTTCTCAATGACGGACTGgtggtactcgtacgagcCGTGGGAGAAGTTCATTCGAACAATGTTGAGACCAGCTGTGGTTAGTATTGCGGCATGATAGACACATGGGTCCATACGTCATCGATAAGGGCACCAGACTGGCAACGTCATGAACGTCACCATTAGCGCCCTTACCACTTGCGTCGTTTTCATTTCATGTTTGTCACTTAGAGTTCGTTGGGTTTATCCGACCGGAAAAAATGTGCATGCGCATGAGCCGTGTATTGGACAAACCCGGGAAACCAAAGCCAAAAAATAAGGCGACGGTGCCAATTGGGGTAACGAAAGAAGGGACAGATAGACGTGGCCACCGCGAATCGGGTCACGGCGCACACTGCTGTCGCATTATGGTTACTCACCTTGTCGAAGCTTGGAGATCATCTCGGCGGAGTTTGTGTTGGGACCTGCTGTTAGTTTGCCGTTTTTACTGAGGCCTGAGGCGGAGACCGAGCCAGCGTTTGAGCGCATTCGGCGAATCGACTTGGGGGCAGGCGACACGGGTACAATGGGCTCGCCACATGTTCACATGAGCGGGTCCGTTATCCTGTGACGCCTACCTCTTGTGGGCTCGTCGAATTGTGCACCAAACCGCGCAATCGGCGTCTGGTCTGTGGATAAGTATACTCACCGATAGTACCAATGATGGACGACTTTCGGTAGTTCTTGGTGGGAATGTCATCCGTGTTCAGGGTACTGAGCCACTGCAGGTTGGTGGAAGGGGACGAATTGGCGGTGTAAATCATTGTAACTGTGGTGTGAATTTCTCCGCAGGGGTAGTTgatggagagaagaagagatggtGCAGCGGAATTTTTGGATAtatggtttttttttggatatGGTAACAAAACCAAAACACTAAAAGCAAACGGTAGGTTGCCTTCAAATAGAGTTGCGTCTACCCAGTAATTTATGGACCTTTTGCGTTGCGACAATATTGTCTTGTACGACAGAGATATGGACGGAGCGGGCCAGGTGAGGGGAAAAAggaaagtcacgtgacccactCCGCCCCCGAGTCTCGCCGTTGTTTTTCTCCTCTTTTGCGGGCTCCTGTTTCCGCGTCGCAATGGTCTTGACTTGTGGGGGTTGTAGGCATGTATCCGTAGTTAGCACACCCAGCTGCTACATGTAGCCCCGCACGGTCAACGTCATGTTACTTTTTCCCGCTAAAAAAGTTCACACGAATGTTGAGAGCTGTCAAATCAACTGGGGCGTGTTCAGAGCACGAGGCTTTGTGCGCCGGAGGGAGAGCGTCTGTGGGAGTTATTTGCCCGCATGCCATTGGTCTGTCCAGCTATCGTGACTCATGATACATATCTGCTTACAAGGTCTGCCGTCACTAGACGATAAAATTGGGAGACTGTAAAAAGGTCTTCTAGAAGAGCTGCCAGAGGTGGATTGATGAAGGGGGAGATTGATGGCGCAAGGGGATAGTAGAAAGGGCACGGCGATGCACTGAAATGACTACCGCTTGTCAATACTACCAATATCAcagatgtacaagtacacatATCTAACCCGCTTTGTTTCCACTCGTACACTCCATTCATATCTATCTCCAATCAGCACTCTAAGacctgtatgtactgtagttggaAAATACCAAGCCCTGCATGTACTACGgtacaaaaaaaacggtACATACAGTCAGCGACATCGGCCTTCCAACAAGACAAGGAGAGGCGGGAACAATGTATGCTGCACACCACGGAGACTGGTTGCAAACAACAGAAGCGCGCAATTCGCCGTTTGCGACACGTAGGTTCCAGCCATTGGCCTCATCCCCCACATGTCGGTGAATCTAAACACTACCTCTGCAAACCCAACCGATCTTGTTGCCCTCTGACCAGCTCTCACTGTTGAGCTATTAAACCCTACCATGCAGTCAAGCAGTTGGGGAGAAGAGATGCGTGTAGACGAGGGGAATTGGAGACGAAGGGTGCAAGTAGAGCACGCAGTCTTGTGTACTACGTCAATTGTGCCCATTTATCGTCTTTAATCCTTCAAATACCCTCTTCGTCCTCTCGTCATCTCTCCGTCCCTGCGtgcatctcctccagcttaTACTTTTCAGATAGACCCACCGGAAAAATTAGTCGAACGTGCAGACTGCAGCGCATATGACTGGTTGCCAGTTTTTCCGGGATTGTCCCTGGCGCACCTCTTTCTCCTCTTCATATATAGACACTTGTGGTGGGAGTCATTGAGCGAGATACCGACCCCTTAACAATGGTGTTGTCTTGGAAACCCCAAGAACCCAACCGAGAACTTTATCTGTCTCGATGAGGTTAGACGTGACGACAATGTGttgcggtcacgtggcgaTCTGTGTCACGTGGTGGTTTGTGTCACGTGGTGGTTTGTGTCACGTGGTGGTTTGTGCCACGTGACAGATATGGCCCGTATACGTTGTCTTCGTACGGTGcgtgtactcgtacttgtaccatcAGCGATACAACTCCTCCATGGCAATGCACATTGAGTTGTCTCCATATTTGCTGTTGTCTTTTGGGAGTGTGGAAAAAACTGGAAAAACTTGGGCGAAAATGCTGAAAAACAGGTACGTCGGgtctccaagctcatggAACTCACCAAAACCACCGCCTGATCCTCAGGATACCCACTTGCCACACCCTCTTTCGTGTGTTTCCATCCAAAAAAGGGCACGTGCAAACAGAGTTTTGGAATGTTGTGGAAGTGCCCCTTTTTGACCCTTTTTGACCCTTGTTGACCGGGACCCAGGAGACCCAAAAACCAGCCTAAAAACAGCAGCGGTAGGGGTAAAGGTGCGGCAAAAGACGGGATCCAGAGCCGCAATCGAGAGAGGgttcggtcacgtgactcagTTGACGTTTCACGGGTCCCATTGATGTCCAATTGGTCTCCTCGTCTCGTCCAGTATAAGCTCAGATCACGTACGGCGACCCACCGGGACAGGAGGACCAGCCGTGACTTTTCACCCCCACGAgtaccctaaccctgaaAATTTTACAGGTCCACTAAAGTTGAGGGCTTGTACTTttcctcttcttttttctttccaCATCATCCACAAAAATGTCTAACACTGAGCAGACCTTTATTGCCATCAAGGTGAGTAAGAAGCGAGGGTGAAGGAGTCGACGGCAGGGATTTGTTGTGTGTCAATTGCTGAATTGATCCGATTGAAGTGTCTTGAGATTGATGTCGTGTCAGCGAGATGGACAGATCAACACACCTCCGACACATGACCATGGCGCCAACAATGGTCGACCGCCAAGCTCCCCCAAACAACCACTAACCCAGCCCGACGGTGTCCAGCGAGGACTCATCTCTCCTATCCTCCACCGATTCGAGCAGCGAGGTTTCAAGCTTGTCGCCATCAAGCTGACCAACCCCGACGAGAAGCTCCTCCGAGAGCACTACGAGGACCTCCAGGAGAAGCCCTTCTTCCCCTCTCTGCTCAAGTACATGCAGTCTGGCCCCGTTCTTGCCACCGTCTGGGAGGGTAAGGATGTTGTCAAGCAGGGCCGAAACATCCTCGGTGCTACCAACCCCCTCCAGTCCGCCCCCGGTACCATCCGATTCGACTACGCCATCGACATTGGCCGAAACGTCTGCCATGGTTCCGACTCTGTTGAgtctgccaagaaggagatcgGCATCTGGttcaagcccgaggagctCGCCTCTTACACCCCTGCCAACATTGGCTGGATCTACGAGTAAGCTATTTGTATAGTTTAATATCTTGTATGTGTCGCAGTGAAGAGTGTACTTGTTGCGGACTATTGTCTAGTAGTTTTCTTGTAGCCGTCATGGAAGGAGCCATCTCCATTGGACACGTGTAACCTTGATGGTCGCCTGTCATTTCACGTGTTGATCCACATTGGATGATTAAGCAACCCAGAGCTGATCGAGTTCCATATTAGACATTTTCAACCACGAGCGTACAATGTTCGTGCAGGAGGAATTTTCGCCAGCATGTTTCTTGCTTGTGTTGGGCCATATGTTCTTTCTGCTCACTTTGTTTACCTTTGTTACAAATTAGTTGAGAAAAATATTCGGCTGGGGGTTCATTTTGCACATTCCAGAAATGCCAGAGTTTTGGAAAGTGGTTCGATTGATAGGTAAAGAGCGACTTCTAAACAAGTTTTCATAATTGACAGTATTGTTTATTGCTAAAAGTTCAGGATACTTGTTTGAAACTTTTGTTGAGATTGTATTGCATACTttaaaatatatatatatatattatatactgtaaaacaaaaaaaagtatatactgtacttgtacttactgtatgtactgtacatacttgtggGTAGGCAGAGCTGCTGATTTTGTAAGTATCCAAATGACACATTCAGATCAATGACGTGACAGATCCCCCGCCCCCACAGAATCACATTACCATTCTTCTCCGTGGCGCGTTGGAGTTCCCGATTTTTCCCGGTTTTCACCTCAACCAATGGAAGAGCCAGTGTAGTTAGACTGAACGGCAATACAAGGTTGACGAGTAGCATATATGATTTGATATTCGCAAGGAACTTTGTCGGGGTTGGAACTCTGATGAAGACCGTCAACTTAGCAGTCCCCGGCATAGTACATCCGCCATCAGTATCTAGACTGACTTTGCACTACAACAAAAGCCGATACAACAAGTgggtactcgtactcgtactaccAGCTACTCCAATGTCATACACTATCTTGGCTGCGCGTTATCATGTGAAATGAAAGGTTGTCTACgagagtatgtactgcacttgtacctgtCCTTGCACTGGTGCTGAGATGACCGACTCTCGAGACGAACGGCCCGCAGAATCCGTGCCGGCCAGTTCATTTTGTGTTGGAATTTTTGATCGCTTTGCTCACGCCATTCCGTATCTCTGCCAAACGGGCTCCCTTTGGCTGGCTGCAAAGTCCGCTTGGGTAGGAGTATGCCGACCCTAACATCGGTCTCCAAATTGGGGTGATAAAGAAGAGAGGAAACGCGGGGGGAATCACGCGATCTCCAAAGTGGCGCCATTGGCGAGGTTCTACGGGACGCAGAAATACACGACGATTTCTATTTTGCTCAGTCGagttcctccagctcgtcttGCAGCCTCTGTTCTCCCCTTAGGTCGGCCCGCCGGTAACCTTCGGCCTTCTCCGACGTTATCAGCCCAGTGCATGTAGAACGCACCTCCCAAGACACCAGCCAGTGAGTTCATATATAGATCAGCTGGCGCCgtcttcacctcctccacaaacacacaaaacCGCCAGCTACTAACCGAACCACAATACCAAATGTCCCTCGTCAAAGCCCGATACGGAAAGGATAACGTCCGAGTGCTCAAGGTGTCGCGAGacccctccaaccccaagaTCCAGCAGGtccaggagctggtggTCAAGTGTCTGCTGGAAGGAGACATTGAGGTTTCGTacaccaaggccgacaaCACCCCCATTGTCGCCACCGACACGGTCAAGAACACCACCTTCATTGtggccaagcagctgcCCGGCACCTGGCCCATTGAGCTTTTTGGCGCTGTGCTGGCCGACCACTTCATCAAGAAGTACCCCCATATTTCGTCCGCCCACGTCGACATTGAGCAGTACAAGTGGACCAAGTACGACGTGAACGGCAAGACATCGCAGCACTCGTTTGTGCACGACGGCACCGAGCTGCGAACCGTGCACGTCGACCGATACAGAGACGCCGCCAAGAACCCCGAAACCGTCACCACCTTCAACATTGCCTCCGGTATCAAGGATCTGTCTGTGCTCAAGTCGACGGGATCCATGTTCTACGGCTATCACAAGGACGACTTTACCACGCTCAAGCCCACAAAGGACCGAATCCTGTCCACCGACGTGGCTGCCACCTGGCACTGGAtctccaaggagattgataccctggacaagatcaaggagattgccaagaaAGGTATATTTGACAGTGTGTATGCCCAGGTTGTCGACACCACTTTGCAGCGATTTGCCACCGAAAACTCCGCTTCCGTCCAGGCCACCATGTACAACATGTCCACCGACATCCTCGATAAGGCTTCCCTGGTGGAGACGGTGGACTACGAGCTCCCCAACAAGCATTACTTTGAGCTGGACCTGAGCTGGCATCATGGTCTCAAGAACACCGGCACCGACGCCGAGGTGTACGTTCCCCAGTCCAACCCCAACGGTCTCATCAAGTCTTCTGTTGGCCGATCAAAGTTGTAGGAACAAGTGTTAAATGTAATAGTAAAATAGATGAAAGAAAAATCCGAGTAGCCCGGTCGAATGAAGGTGTATTAGATGGAGTGTGTCAAACGGAGCATTACCACTGTGATCAAACTCCACGAACCATCTACATCGAAAGTACAAGTCATCATGAAGCTCCACCTTCACTCTGGATCAACTGATAGCGTCTctagagtatgtacatacgagGACCTACGCAATTAGTTTTACAACTAACCTTGCAGCTTCAACTCAGCCGCATCGGTGGAGGGACCAGAGCCCCCCACGCTGATAGACTCCCACCTGTCGGAGTAGCGCACAGGAAGCCTGTATGGCACTACAACTATACCTCAAGTTGAACTGCGGTGGACTCAAGCAAAGATTTCTGGTAACAAAAAGGACTTTTCTGGTAGAAAAAAGGTTGGTGAATTCAAAACTAGCGGGTCTTGAAACCCATCACCGGTTTCATGTTCTTTTATTACTGTTTCTGTCCCAAATCGTCTCTTAACGACATTTCGGAAAAACTATTCTTCCGCGTTCCAAAAGCAAGCATACACACATTTTGGTGTGCATTAGAGAGGTTGGATAAGCGAGGTGGGGGGAAGGCAAGAATGACGTTGGCTAGAGCGAGCTGTTCCCGAGGGATGAATGTGATGGATACACTGGAATCTccatggtcacgtgattggaTATCAGCGGCCGTTGTAGCATCATTTGTTACACCTACAACAGTGCAATGTTGCATAGTGCAAATGTATCGTCCCTTCCGTACTTGAGTTATTCCCCTCAAACTCACGGCCAGAAAGAGAGCCCTGAAGCGGATGAAGGAAGCAGCGCGAAGGAGGGCTATGTGGCTCCAAATACGTGGAGATTGGTACTTGAAAAAGACCCGCAATCAAACGAGCAGCTCTTTGTATGATGGCATTTTGTCTCTTTGTATCTATAGCTCGCTCCGCATGTATAGCAAGCCTTTGTATGATTAGGAGGGCCGAGAACGCTAGTGAGCGGGGTTCGAGGGAGGGGAGGAGATGGGGTCTGAGAGGGTATGTAGAAGGATGAAAGTGGGAGGGTTTTGAGGGGAGAAAAGCGGAATCGACCAAGAGGCATGGTCTGACCGAGTCGGCGCTTTTCTCTTGTCAATTCCACCTCTCCAACAGCCGCTGATAACCACCTTCTTTCGCACTTGTTGCTATGGACTGATCATCCGCCAACGTTATGCAGTGCGAGGCTAACCGTAAGAGACGttgaatatatatatatatataacagCGAGAGACAACCGCCCAAAACGGCTGAATATTCCAATTACCTGCTGAACAAACGACAATGACCACTAAACAGTTCCAATTCGACTCGGATCCGCTCAATTCTGCCCTTGCCGCCACCGCGGAGGCCTCAGGCCTCGCTTACCTCCCCAAGAGCAAGGTCATCTACTACCCTCTGACCAACGACAAGGTGACGTTGATttcaggtggaggagctggccacGAGCCTGCTCAGACCGGGTTTGTGGGTCCCGGACTGCTGGATGCGGCCGTGTCGGGCCAGATCTTTGCCTCACCTTCCACCAAACAGATCATTGCCGGAGTCAATGCCGTCAAGTCGCAACGGGGCTCCATCATTATCGTCATGAACTACACTGGCGATGTGATCCACTTTGGAATGGCCGCCGAGCAGCTGCGGTCCCGATATGACTACCACGCCGAACTGGTGTCCATTGGCGACGACATTTCCgtcaacaagaaggccggACGACGAGGTCTGGCAGGAACCGTTCTTGTTCACAAGATCGCAGGCCATCTTGCCCGAGATGGCTGGGACGTCGGAGTGCTTGCTGAAGCTCTGCGAACCACCGCCGCCAACCTGGCCACCGTGGCTGCGTCTCTGGAACACTGCACTGTACCTGGCAGAAAGTTCGAGACCGAACTGGCGGCcgatgagatggagattGGCATGGGTATCCACAACGAGCCCGGTgtcaagaccatcaagaTTGGCAAGGTTGAGTCTCTGCTGGACGAATTGGTCGACAAGTTCGAGCCCTCCAAGCAGGACTTTGTGCCCTTCAACAAGGGCGACGAggtggtgctgctggtcaaTTCCCTCGGAGGAGTCTCTTCTCTGGAACTCCACGCCATTGCCAACATTGCCCAGACAAAGTTCGAGAAGGTGCTGGGCGTCAAGACCGTGCGACTTATTGTTGGCAACTTCATGGCTGCCTTCAACGGTCCTGGCTTCTCTTTGACTCTGCTCAACGTCACCACgaccgccaagaagggcaacTTTGACGTTCTGGGAGCCCTGGACGCTCCCGTGTCCACCGCCGCCTGGCCCTCTCTGCAGCAGAAGGACAAGCCTGCCAACGGCGGTgtccaggaggagaaggagaccgACTCGGACAAGCCTGCTGAGCCTACTGGAATCAAGGCCGACGGAAAGCTGTTCAAGGCCATGATTGAGAGTGCTGTTGAcgatctcaagaaggaggagccccAGATTACCAAATACGACACTATTGCTGGCGATGGAGACTGTGGAGAGACTCTGTTGGCTGGAGGCGACGGTATTCTGGACGCtatcaagaacaagaagattgacCTTGATGATGCCGCTGGAGTGGCTGATATTTCTCACATCGTCGAGAACTCCATGGGAGGCACCTCGGGAGGTCTCtactccatcttcttctccggtCTCGTGGTCGGTatcaaggagaccaaggccaaggagctgtctgTCGATGTGTTTGCCAAGGCATGTGAGACTGCTCTGGAGACTCTTTCTAAGTACACCCAGGCCCGAGTCGGCGACCGAACCCTCATGGACGCACTTGTTCCCTTTGTAGAGACCCTCAGCAAGACCAAGGACTTCGCCAAGGCCGTAGAGGCTGCTCGGAAGGGCGCCGACGAGACTTCCAAGCTGCCTGCCAATTTTGGCCGTGCCTCGTATGTGAACGAGGAGGGATTGGAGAACATTCCTGACCCTGGAGCTCTTGGACTGGCCGTCATTTTCGAAGGTCTTCTCAAGGCctgggagaagaagtagtGTGTAACGGTGAAAGTATGTAGTAAAATGATTAATGACGATGCTGAAGTGAGGATAATGGAGGTAAACATCTGCCGACTGCTTGATCCAGGGTATATACcactcgtacttgttctAGGGAGAATACTCGATGATATTCTATCCTAAGTAAGTACCAGTCATCTTCACTATTCCGGATACCTGACTCGTTGCTGCAATTACTCTCACCTCACACCGCTTACTATTCTATGCTATAAATTaatactacttgtactgtacttttgtTGCTGACCTCGTTTCCAGATCATCCTCCCTATTAATCCAACCACTCGTCAAAGTAGCTGCACTCCACATCCACCGGTCCTCCGGCGCTGCACACGTTGAAGACAGGACACtggccacaaacagactCGGTGTAAGCGTCTTTtggcagctcctcgtcgggAAGATCGCCATTGAGAGTCGCCTTGTATCCTGCCTTGCATCTTTCCAGACGGTCATCGTAAACCAAGACCTCGCACAGTATTCGAATATGGCCCTCATCCAGCTCCACTCGTGACACCTCCTGGTCGACAATGAACTGCTTGATGTCTGTGACATGCACGGGTGGTGCGTTGGCCCCGAGCGCCAGGTTTGTGTTCTCCTCGCAGTAGTGGTAGACCACGTCGAGCAGCAGATCGACAAACTCGGAATCGAGCTCGGCATCGGAAAACCAGGGACCTCCTGTGAGCTCAGCCGAGGGTTGCAGGttgtacagcatgtacatTTTCCGCGTCTTCTGCTGTACGCTCTTGACCATCTTGATGatgtgctgctgctccagcgacttgagACATCGGTGGACCACGTTGATGTGCAAGTTGGACCTGGCTGTGATGGTCCGCACCCAGATGCCGTCACGCTCCGACTCTGCAATGTAGTTGTACACAATGTACTCGTCAGACGTGAGCTTGGATACAATGTCAGCCGTCTCGATCGACACGGCCTGCAGCATCACCTGTCCTCcctgctccagcaccttgacTCTGGACGAGTTGTGTAGCTCCGCGATCCAcgcctccagcttctcgccTGCTACGTCCACGAGGTCGGCCACCTCCGCGTACGTGAAgagcttggccttgggcCCCTCCAGCATTTTGGCGTGCAAATCATCCGCGGACATTTTGAAAAGGTGCGGTTGTTGTGCAAGtctggaaaaaaaaaagttggaTGGCGAAATTATTTCGTCACACTTTTCTAGTGCGTCTGAGATGCGCGCATATGTGggatggaggtggttggtAGGGGGCCGAAAGACTGCTCTGGAGACTAGTGGGGTGGTTGGAGCGGATCGCAGAGGTGTATATATGCGAGTTTTCAAGTTTCAacggaaaaaaacagcccTTTAGCTGGTattgtgtgttgtgtgaCAATCTGGTAGAGTTGGTTGGATAATCTTCATTAACAAAAAGCCCAACTGAAAATGTATAAAGTAAGTATAGTCTAAGTAACTGAGAGCGAGAAGAGACGTGTGTTATTTCTAAGGCTTACAGCGAAGATACCGAGCCAATTTTTTTGTCAGCTTGTGAAGAATTATGATTAAATTATTTTTCAATCTTCCACTTCTCTCTCACTTGCTTCACACACCTCATTAACCACACCCCGTCTCCGCCCTATGTTCTCTTTAGGTTCGCACTACGAACATGCACCTTCTAGtatcaccaccatcactCTCACCAACCAGCCATGGCACGAATCAAGCTTGATCTGAGCTCGGACGAGGAGCCCACGGTATCGTTCAAGCGCAAAAcggtcaagaaggccgccAAGCCCAAATCTGCGGAGAAAGAGTCAGATGAAGAGCCCAGTATGGTGTTCAAATCGAAGATCAAGGCCGTCAAGCTGGTCAAAAACGAACAGACCCGCTCCAACGAGTACcagcaggagctggacgagatgAAGAACAATTTTGGACACCTGCAAACGAAAGAGGAGATTGGTAGCTTCAAAACTGACACTACCGGAGAGATCAAGACAACCAAGAAGGTCACATTCGAGGGTGTACCAGacaccaaggacgagccctcctcctccgcagACTTTATCTCACTGTCGGGAATGGAACACAGCAACACAGACTTGCCTGCCACATCCAAAGAAGGCTACACGGCGTCTCTGGATGACGGGTACGACTCGGATCTGTCTATATCCGAGGGGAGAGATTTTCAGGACGATCTACTGGTGATTGGCGAGTCTGGGGTGTCGGACCAGGCCGATGCTAGAAGAGCCGATATGGCTGAAGCCATCTACGAGGCGCAGTTGACTGCAAGtgaagatgacgaggaggacagGAGAGGATGGGAGAAGTCGCAGTTCCGGTCGTCGGGTGTATTCAAGGATGACTCCACGTCGGAAACTAAGTACCGGGAGTCCACTGATCACGAGGCTCATAATCTGGCGCTGAAAAAGCTGCATTCGGTGCCGGAGATTCCGTCTCTGACAGATGTAGTGGAGTCCATCAAGCAGCGCAAGGTAGACATGGACGCGCGCAAATCTGATCTTGAGCTGACGCTAGAGCAGTACCAGCGCGAGATTTCGCTCATTGAGGAGCGTCAGAAGGAGGTGGCCGATCTGGtcaacaagcagctggCTCTTTAGGGGTGTTTGTGATGGTTTGAAGGACTACGACGATTGTCAATTGCATTCTAACGACTATGAATGCACGATACTAGGCAGTACCTAcacagctacagtagttgaCAACATGTCACACTGCCATTACAACCACTCaaccaacacacacacagtctacaagtacaagtaccgtacaagtaactGTAGGCCGTATCTTCTCTTCAAAGTTTGAGGTTGACTCCGTCACGACCAGTTTGCCTTTA from Yarrowia lipolytica chromosome 1F, complete sequence carries:
- a CDS encoding uncharacterized protein (Compare to YALI0F09295g, weakly similar to uniprot|P32910 Saccharomyces cerevisiae YNR003c RPC34 DNA-directed RNA polymerase III 34 KD subunit and KLLA0D04532g Kluyveromyces lactis, similar to Saccharomyces cerevisiae RPC34 (YNR003C); ancestral locus Anc_1.426); the protein is MSADDLHAKMLEGPKAKLFTYAEVADLVDVAGEKLEAWIAELHNSSRVKVLEQGGQVMLQAVSIETADIVSKLTSDEYIVYNYIAESERDGIWVRTITARSNLHINVVHRCLKSLEQQHIIKMVKSVQQKTRKMYMLYNLQPSAELTGGPWFSDAELDSEFVDLLLDVVYHYCEENTNLALGANAPPVHVTDIKQFIVDQEVSRVELDEGHIRILCEVLVYDDRLERCKAGYKATLNGDLPDEELPKDAYTESVCGQCPVFNVCSAGGPVDVECSYFDEWLD
- a CDS encoding uncharacterized protein (Compare to YALI0F09251g, similar to uniprot|P78609 Pichia jadinii Uricase (Urate oxidase)) is translated as MSLVKARYGKDNVRVLKVSRDPSNPKIQQVQELVVKCLLEGDIEVSYTKADNTPIVATDTVKNTTFIVAKQLPGTWPIELFGAVLADHFIKKYPHISSAHVDIEQYKWTKYDVNGKTSQHSFVHDGTELRTVHVDRYRDAAKNPETVTTFNIASGIKDLSVLKSTGSMFYGYHKDDFTTLKPTKDRILSTDVAATWHWISKEIDTLDKIKEIAKKGIFDSVYAQVVDTTLQRFATENSASVQATMYNMSTDILDKASLVETVDYELPNKHYFELDLSWHHGLKNTGTDAEVYVPQSNPNGLIKSSVGRSKL
- a CDS encoding uncharacterized protein (Truncated form of YALI0F09229g, highly similar to uniprot|P36010 Saccharomyces cerevisiae YKL067w YNK1 nucleoside diphosphate kinase, similar to Saccharomyces cerevisiae YNK1 (YKL067W); ancestral locus Anc_2.606), which produces MSCQRDGQINTPPTHDHGANNGRPPSSPKQPLTQPDGVQRGLISPILHRFEQRGFKLVAIKLTNPDEKLLREHYEDLQEKPFFPSLLKYMQSGPVLATVWEGKDVVKQGRNILGATNPLQSAPGTIRFDYAIDIGRNVCHGSDSVESAKKEIGIWFKPEELASYTPANIGWIYE
- a CDS encoding uncharacterized protein (Compare to YALI0F09273g, similar to uniprot|P43550 Saccharomyces cerevisiae YFL053w DAK2 Dihydroxyacetone kinase 2 or uniprot|P54838 Saccharomyces cerevisiae YML070w DAK1 dihydroxyacetone kinase and DEHA0A03971g Debaryomyces hansenii) codes for the protein MTTKQFQFDSDPLNSALAATAEASGLAYLPKSKVIYYPLTNDKVTLISGGGAGHEPAQTGFVGPGLLDAAVSGQIFASPSTKQIIAGVNAVKSQRGSIIIVMNYTGDVIHFGMAAEQLRSRYDYHAELVSIGDDISVNKKAGRRGLAGTVLVHKIAGHLARDGWDVGVLAEALRTTAANLATVAASLEHCTVPGRKFETELAADEMEIGMGIHNEPGVKTIKIGKVESLLDELVDKFEPSKQDFVPFNKGDEVVLLVNSLGGVSSLELHAIANIAQTKFEKVLGVKTVRLIVGNFMAAFNGPGFSLTLLNVTTTAKKGNFDVLGALDAPVSTAAWPSLQQKDKPANGGVQEEKETDSDKPAEPTGIKADGKLFKAMIESAVDDLKKEEPQITKYDTIAGDGDCGETLLAGGDGILDAIKNKKIDLDDAAGVADISHIVENSMGGTSGGLYSIFFSGLVVGIKETKAKELSVDVFAKACETALETLSKYTQARVGDRTLMDALVPFVETLSKTKDFAKAVEAARKGADETSKLPANFGRASYVNEEGLENIPDPGALGLAVIFEGLLKAWEKK
- a CDS encoding uncharacterized protein (Compare to YALI0F09185g, uniprot|P30614 Yarrowia lipolytica Pyruvate kinase, similar to Saccharomyces cerevisiae CDC19 (YAL038W) and PYK2 (YOR347C); ancestral locus Anc_7.45), producing MIYTANSSPSTNLQWLSTLNTDDIPTKNYRKSSIIGTIGPNTNSAEMISKLRQAGLNIVRMNFSHGSYEYHQSVIENARESEQQFQGRPLAIALDTKGPEIRTGVTKDDKDWDVKAGHVMLFSTNPKYKDQCDDKIMYIDYTNIVKQIDIGKIIFVDDGVLSFKVLEKIDGETLKVETLNNGKISSRKGVNLPGTDVDLPALSEKDKADLKFGVEHGVDMIFASFVRTANDVQAIRDVLGEKGKGIQVISKIENQQGVNNFDEILKETDGVMVARGDLGIEIPAPQVFIAQKQLIAKCNLAGKPVICATQMLDSMTYNPRPTRAEVSDVGNAVLDGADCVMLSGETAKGTYPIESVKMMHETCLVAEKAIAYAPLFNEMRTLTVRPTETVETIAISAVSASFEQQARAIIVLSTSGTSARLCSKYRPNCPILMVTRNAQAARFSHLYRGVYPFIYHKARASNPAEWQHDVEERLKWGMDEAVALGILNKGDVVVAIQGWTGGLGHTNTLRVLECV